The following are encoded in a window of Candidatus Afararchaeum irisae genomic DNA:
- a CDS encoding preprotein translocase subunit SecD — MSDLKGLLKDWRVVLLIVVMVLSVVAIAPTGDTEGTTSLKFGLQLDGGTRMQLEPVGTTAQVSGLGDTDPAELQSELTQSLGVRTKVYSNDGIVEIRGNATDAEIRTALESHGLTVESIDEGVTPATLEELRNSLQTRIENTPQVGQLSGVRVFQQSNPITNQNFIVVELPGIQENASSIIAQQGRFEIRVVEQGNQTRHVLFGDAVERGSVSRPRPSQQGGDTYSVAFSLTDSGVEQFRSTVIDVNATTNPSAHPLVMYFNDDEVFRGPLNPTLASDIESGRWQGGGLQVTGMTEQQAQRVSVSLRSGALPTQVEIASSTSISASQGSRFKTYSLLIGIFAVIVVGATIYWRYRDLRVAVPMALTGLAEVVALLGFAAGFGLSLDLSHIAGLIAVIGTGVDDLVIITDEVLHEGGVSSSNLYKKRIKKAFIIIGMAAATTIGAMLPLAFLGLGRLTGFAIVTIVGVLIGILITRPAYGSILRVLVTEK; from the coding sequence ATGTCGGATCTAAAGGGACTTCTGAAGGACTGGAGGGTCGTCCTCCTCATAGTCGTGATGGTTCTATCGGTCGTTGCGATAGCTCCCACGGGTGATACTGAGGGCACGACCTCACTCAAGTTCGGACTCCAGCTCGACGGAGGAACACGTATGCAGCTTGAGCCCGTCGGAACCACGGCTCAGGTCTCGGGACTCGGAGACACGGACCCCGCGGAGCTACAGTCCGAACTCACACAGAGCCTCGGTGTACGTACGAAGGTCTACTCGAACGACGGAATAGTCGAGATAAGAGGAAACGCGACCGACGCCGAGATACGTACAGCCCTCGAATCCCACGGCTTGACGGTTGAGTCGATAGACGAAGGGGTTACGCCCGCAACCCTTGAGGAGCTACGTAACTCGTTACAGACACGTATAGAGAACACGCCACAGGTCGGACAGCTCTCGGGTGTGCGTGTCTTCCAGCAGTCGAACCCCATAACCAACCAGAACTTCATAGTCGTCGAGCTTCCCGGAATACAGGAGAACGCCTCGTCTATAATCGCCCAGCAGGGACGGTTCGAGATAAGGGTCGTCGAACAGGGCAACCAGACGAGACATGTCCTCTTCGGAGACGCAGTCGAGAGGGGAAGTGTTTCGAGACCCCGTCCGTCACAGCAGGGAGGCGACACCTACAGCGTCGCTTTCAGCCTCACCGACTCGGGCGTTGAACAGTTCAGAAGTACTGTAATTGATGTCAACGCCACGACTAACCCCAGCGCGCATCCACTCGTGATGTACTTCAACGACGACGAGGTCTTCAGAGGACCCCTCAACCCGACGCTCGCGTCTGACATAGAGTCGGGGAGATGGCAGGGAGGCGGTCTCCAGGTCACCGGTATGACCGAACAGCAGGCACAGAGAGTCAGTGTCTCGCTCAGGTCGGGTGCTCTTCCGACACAGGTCGAGATAGCTTCGTCGACCTCTATAAGTGCCTCTCAGGGATCGCGGTTCAAGACCTACTCGCTCCTCATAGGCATCTTCGCCGTAATAGTAGTCGGAGCCACTATCTACTGGAGGTACAGAGACCTACGTGTAGCAGTTCCAATGGCTCTCACGGGACTTGCCGAGGTCGTTGCCCTCCTCGGATTTGCCGCTGGATTCGGTCTCAGCCTCGATCTCTCACACATAGCCGGGCTCATAGCCGTCATAGGCACGGGAGTCGACGACCTCGTCATAATCACCGACGAGGTTCTCCACGAGGGCGGAGTGAGTAGCTCGAACCTCTACAAGAAACGTATAAAGAAAGCCTTCATCATAATAGGAATGGCTGCGGCGACGACTATCGGAGCGATGCTCCCGCTTGCCTTCCTTGGACTCGGAAGACTCACGGGATTCGCCATAGTCACGATAGTCGGAGTCCTCATAGGGATTCTCATAACCCGACCCGCGTACGGATCTATACTCCGAGTTCTCGTAACCGAGAAATAA
- a CDS encoding DUF63 family protein, whose amino-acid sequence MLPHGFRLPPVDYLIPLVLGVALAVYFLLRTKPTVETSTVVGLLPWVGLGGVLRVGHRVEVFPPSVEPLFGTPAVYLTTFVAAAAVWLLSLRYDRSDTVLGGVGLLVIAPAISSLYLLRDTVHTAAPLAGVVATAALTAGVWLGISRLQPDAAETTGYVGLAVVLGHVLDGVSTAVGIDLLGFNEETPLSRVVIGIGYHLTPSFGGTWLFVLLKVAVAVGVVVGFTEYVDERPSEGRLILAVVAALGLGPGIHNILFFTVSPA is encoded by the coding sequence ATGCTCCCTCACGGATTCCGTCTCCCGCCGGTCGATTACCTGATACCTCTCGTCTTAGGAGTAGCCCTCGCGGTCTACTTCCTCTTACGCACGAAGCCAACTGTCGAAACGTCGACAGTCGTCGGACTCCTGCCTTGGGTAGGGCTCGGCGGCGTACTCCGTGTCGGTCACAGGGTCGAGGTCTTCCCCCCGTCGGTAGAGCCCCTGTTTGGCACCCCCGCTGTCTACCTCACGACCTTCGTCGCGGCGGCGGCAGTCTGGTTACTCTCGCTGCGTTACGACAGATCCGACACAGTACTCGGTGGGGTCGGTCTTCTCGTTATAGCCCCCGCGATTTCCTCACTCTACCTCCTACGTGACACTGTACATACAGCCGCTCCTCTCGCGGGCGTCGTAGCCACAGCGGCTCTGACAGCCGGCGTCTGGCTCGGGATTTCACGTCTCCAGCCCGACGCAGCCGAGACGACGGGATACGTGGGTCTCGCCGTCGTCCTCGGTCACGTCTTAGACGGTGTCTCGACGGCTGTCGGAATCGACCTCCTCGGATTCAACGAGGAGACCCCCCTCTCACGTGTAGTAATAGGGATCGGCTACCATCTAACACCCTCGTTTGGAGGGACGTGGCTCTTCGTATTACTCAAGGTCGCAGTCGCCGTCGGTGTCGTAGTCGGCTTCACCGAGTATGTCGACGAGAGACCCTCTGAGGGAAGACTAATACTCGCTGTCGTCGCCGCGCTCGGTCTCGGACCCGGCATACACAACATACTCTTTTTCACTGTCTCTCCGGCGTGA
- a CDS encoding thioredoxin domain-containing protein, with amino-acid sequence MNMEINRGMSRRGFLVSSLAVASTAGCLGAGGNSQASGPSQVDGEPTKGDEDAPVTVVEYFDFSCSHCRSFHEETMPALESRYIETGDVKFVHRNFPVPVDDWSQTTAIAGEAVYVLGGDDAYWEYVDRIFARQGNMSMEYIETAADEVGVDGSEVRSAVESEEYLPEVNADRKSGEERGVSGTPAVFVNGEQVKEGLASAIESEM; translated from the coding sequence ATGAATATGGAGATCAACAGGGGAATGTCGAGACGTGGCTTCTTAGTCTCGTCGTTAGCCGTAGCTTCGACAGCCGGATGTCTGGGTGCTGGGGGGAACAGTCAAGCCTCGGGACCGAGTCAGGTAGACGGTGAACCTACTAAGGGCGACGAGGACGCGCCGGTGACCGTCGTCGAGTACTTCGACTTCTCGTGTTCCCACTGCCGCAGCTTCCACGAAGAGACTATGCCGGCACTCGAAAGTCGGTACATAGAGACGGGCGATGTGAAGTTCGTCCACCGCAACTTTCCCGTGCCTGTCGACGACTGGTCACAGACGACCGCGATAGCAGGCGAGGCGGTCTATGTACTCGGAGGCGACGACGCCTACTGGGAGTACGTCGACAGGATCTTCGCACGTCAGGGGAATATGTCGATGGAGTACATAGAGACTGCGGCGGACGAGGTGGGTGTCGACGGCTCGGAGGTCAGATCCGCAGTAGAAAGCGAGGAGTATCTACCCGAGGTCAACGCCGACAGGAAGAGCGGCGAGGAGAGAGGCGTATCGGGGACACCTGCCGTATTCGTCAACGGAGAACAGGTGAAAGAAGGACTCGCATCGGCGATAGAGTCGGAGATGTAG
- a CDS encoding 2,3,4,5-tetrahydropyridine-2,6-dicarboxylate N-succinyltransferase, with amino-acid sequence MSTLESDINEAWDEDEADTDLLDDFLDALNSGEVRAAEKVDGDWVANEWVKKGILLNFSERDNRELEYGDVTYHDKFELKDTSEFLEKGTRNTPDGTVVRDGAYVGDSVIMMSPSFVNVGAHVGDGTLVDSCDTVGSCAQIGDNVKIGANTLIGGVLEPVEDAPVVVEDGVSIGAGARITSGFVVGEDSVIAENTLLNPSIPVYDLVEDEVVYGEVPAERRVMQRHVKSSVEGFGEEFYKPAAVATSLEDDTLEKTEKEDALRD; translated from the coding sequence ATGTCGACACTCGAATCAGATATCAACGAGGCGTGGGACGAAGACGAAGCCGACACCGACCTACTCGACGACTTCCTGGACGCCCTAAACTCCGGTGAGGTTAGAGCGGCGGAGAAGGTCGACGGCGACTGGGTCGCCAACGAGTGGGTCAAGAAGGGCATACTCCTCAACTTCTCGGAGCGCGACAACAGGGAGTTGGAGTACGGCGACGTCACCTACCACGACAAGTTCGAGCTAAAGGACACCTCGGAGTTCCTCGAAAAGGGCACGAGAAACACCCCCGACGGTACAGTAGTGAGGGACGGTGCCTACGTCGGCGACTCTGTCATAATGATGTCGCCGAGCTTCGTCAACGTCGGCGCACACGTCGGTGACGGAACCCTCGTCGACTCGTGCGACACCGTGGGGTCGTGTGCACAGATAGGCGACAACGTCAAGATAGGTGCTAACACACTTATCGGTGGAGTCCTCGAACCCGTAGAGGACGCCCCCGTCGTAGTCGAAGACGGCGTCTCGATAGGCGCGGGAGCACGTATAACCAGCGGCTTCGTCGTCGGCGAGGACTCCGTGATAGCCGAGAACACTCTTCTCAACCCCTCGATTCCGGTCTACGACCTTGTGGAGGACGAGGTAGTCTACGGAGAGGTTCCCGCCGAGAGACGCGTGATGCAGAGACACGTCAAGTCGTCTGTCGAGGGATTCGGAGAGGAGTTCTACAAGCCCGCCGCAGTCGCTACGTCGCTCGAAGACGACACACTCGAAAAGACCGAGAAGGAAGACGCTCTCAGGGATTAA
- a CDS encoding protein translocase subunit SecF, with protein MFSVENVDYTDYTNRQLLAVPAGILLATFVIIGATMALTGTPAHLGQEFTGGVTVQVTTDAPMDQVRSDFSSVATPESVQSTRTGYILSYQPLSEDEMSQLRNVASSYADNSVSQISPTYGASLQTQGISAVVFAFAVMSIIIFAFFRTVVPSLAVVLSAFSDMVVPIGVMNLLGIDLSLATIPALLLLIGYSIDSDILLTRSVLKGRRSEFHENVEKAMETGITMTTTSMAAMFAMAVVSHLASIFVLRDIGVILFVGLGVDIINTYMMNVSLLRWEVVDRRGKASNSRGGA; from the coding sequence ATGTTTAGTGTCGAGAACGTCGACTACACCGACTACACAAACCGCCAACTCCTTGCGGTTCCCGCGGGGATACTCCTCGCCACCTTCGTAATCATAGGTGCGACTATGGCTCTCACGGGAACCCCAGCACATCTCGGACAGGAGTTCACCGGAGGCGTGACGGTACAGGTCACGACGGACGCACCGATGGATCAGGTTCGATCCGACTTCTCGTCGGTGGCTACACCCGAGTCGGTTCAGTCGACACGTACGGGATACATACTGTCTTACCAGCCGTTGTCTGAAGACGAGATGAGTCAGCTCAGGAACGTAGCTTCGAGCTACGCCGACAACTCAGTCAGCCAGATAAGTCCGACCTACGGCGCTTCGTTACAGACACAGGGAATCAGCGCTGTTGTCTTTGCGTTCGCCGTGATGAGTATCATAATATTCGCCTTCTTCAGGACAGTCGTACCATCTCTCGCTGTCGTCCTGAGTGCTTTCAGCGACATGGTGGTTCCGATAGGCGTGATGAATCTCCTCGGAATCGACCTGTCTCTCGCGACGATACCCGCTCTCCTCCTACTCATAGGATACAGCATAGACTCCGACATACTTCTCACACGGAGCGTCCTCAAGGGAAGGAGAAGTGAGTTCCACGAAAACGTCGAGAAGGCTATGGAGACGGGTATAACCATGACGACGACGTCGATGGCGGCGATGTTCGCTATGGCTGTCGTCTCACATCTCGCGTCAATATTCGTCCTGCGTGACATAGGAGTGATACTCTTCGTCGGACTCGGAGTCGACATAATCAATACCTACATGATGAACGTCAGCCTACTGAGATGGGAGGTAGTCGACAGGAGAGGTAAGGCGTCGAATTCGAGAGGTGGTGCGTGA
- the nadC gene encoding carboxylating nicotinate-nucleotide diphosphorylase, with amino-acid sequence MLDDRLREFLDEDSTGWRDVSSSVVRGDARARVVTKEDGVVAGLDEASRLLGLLDSDSGVEVETRFEDGEEIEEGDTVLEAEGDATSLLRGERPCLNILGSMSGIATVTADCVEKAGEVTVAATRKTTPGYRSFEKKAVRVGGGDPHRYSLDDVVMLKENHIELEGLETAFERARDTKSFTSKIEVEAETVETAVEAAELGADIVLLDNMSPSEVESCVDELGDYDVVVEASGGITPENVGEYAGTGVDVVSMGSLIHSSDWLDYSMRIEK; translated from the coding sequence ATGTTAGACGACAGACTCCGTGAGTTCCTAGACGAGGACTCGACGGGATGGAGAGACGTGAGTAGCTCGGTCGTCAGGGGCGACGCGCGCGCAAGAGTGGTGACGAAAGAAGACGGCGTCGTGGCGGGCTTAGACGAGGCTTCGAGGCTGTTGGGTCTCTTAGACTCAGACTCCGGAGTGGAGGTCGAGACGCGGTTCGAGGACGGTGAGGAGATAGAGGAGGGCGACACCGTCCTCGAAGCCGAGGGCGACGCCACGTCTCTACTAAGAGGAGAACGTCCGTGTCTGAATATACTCGGGAGCATGAGCGGTATCGCTACCGTGACAGCCGACTGTGTCGAGAAGGCGGGCGAAGTTACCGTCGCGGCGACACGTAAGACGACGCCGGGTTACAGGAGTTTCGAGAAGAAGGCGGTACGCGTCGGCGGCGGAGATCCACACAGGTACAGCTTAGACGACGTAGTGATGCTCAAGGAGAACCACATAGAGTTAGAGGGACTCGAAACCGCCTTCGAGAGAGCGAGAGACACAAAGAGCTTTACCTCGAAGATAGAGGTCGAAGCCGAGACTGTCGAGACCGCGGTAGAAGCCGCCGAACTCGGTGCCGACATCGTCCTACTCGACAATATGTCGCCGTCGGAGGTCGAGAGCTGCGTAGACGAACTCGGAGATTACGACGTCGTAGTAGAGGCGTCGGGCGGTATAACGCCCGAGAACGTCGGCGAGTACGCCGGTACGGGAGTCGACGTCGTCTCTATGGGGAGCCTGATACACTCGTCCGACTGGCTCGACTACAGTATGAGAATCGAGAAGTAG
- the rnhB gene encoding ribonuclease HII produces MIGVDEAGKGPVLGSMFVAGVRTPGDGLDFEVRDSKKLSEPRRREIYSRLTEYDYSVVEVTPQKIDEYVDEGGMNRLVVKAQSEAVRRLDPDDGEEIVVDASDTSAERFGRRVSEETGYEVTAEHGADESYDAVAGASVIAKVERDSHVESLGEVGSGYPSDSKTVEYLREYVEENRGLPGFARESWSTAERILDEAKQSGIDDF; encoded by the coding sequence GTGATAGGAGTCGACGAGGCAGGCAAGGGACCCGTCTTGGGTAGTATGTTCGTCGCCGGAGTCAGGACGCCCGGAGACGGTCTCGACTTCGAGGTTCGTGACTCTAAGAAGCTCTCAGAACCGAGGAGGCGCGAGATATACAGTAGGCTGACCGAGTACGACTACTCCGTAGTCGAGGTAACGCCTCAGAAGATAGACGAGTACGTCGACGAAGGAGGTATGAACCGTCTCGTCGTCAAGGCACAGTCGGAGGCTGTACGTCGCTTAGACCCCGACGACGGAGAGGAGATAGTCGTCGACGCGAGCGACACGTCGGCGGAGAGGTTCGGGAGACGTGTCTCAGAGGAAACAGGCTACGAAGTCACAGCAGAACACGGCGCGGACGAGAGCTACGACGCCGTCGCGGGAGCGTCTGTTATAGCGAAGGTAGAACGCGACTCACACGTCGAGAGTCTCGGGGAGGTCGGAAGCGGCTATCCGTCGGACTCTAAGACAGTCGAGTACCTGAGGGAGTACGTCGAGGAGAACCGTGGTCTTCCGGGTTTCGCGCGTGAGTCTTGGAGCACAGCCGAACGTATACTCGACGAGGCGAAGCAGTCGGGGATAGACGACTTCTGA
- a CDS encoding NMD3-related protein, with protein MSSAFCPECGEETDPDELLCDACYADSVDPVEAPENLELRVCSVCGSFVDDGDWTSEEGDVSEEHELAVERLQSSLRAHVEAETPRVDLSAERVDPDVYHIYVSFSAEVRGYPVHEEFKTSVNVSRETCPTCARISGGYYESIVQIRGENRLPTDDELHTAKEIAYGIAGDDLDDRDTFVTDVKDVDDGIDIYLSTNKAGLQTARQTVEEFGGSYSDSATLVGEKDGDELYRVTYSVRLPEFREGDLLLLSESGEDRQRPVLVTHNATGKGDVEKALDLETGDEIRTSSFDDAEKIGDTDDSSETVVVDDTDDEIRVLDPETYETVTLRKPDFVREPGDEVEAVTTEEGVFLLP; from the coding sequence ATGTCTTCGGCTTTCTGTCCCGAGTGCGGGGAAGAGACCGACCCCGACGAACTTCTGTGTGACGCGTGCTATGCCGACTCGGTCGACCCCGTCGAGGCTCCAGAGAACCTCGAACTTCGGGTCTGTTCTGTCTGCGGCTCCTTCGTCGACGACGGCGACTGGACGTCCGAGGAGGGCGACGTCTCCGAGGAGCACGAACTCGCCGTCGAGAGGCTCCAGAGCTCTCTTCGGGCACACGTTGAGGCGGAGACTCCGCGCGTCGACCTAAGTGCCGAGAGGGTTGACCCCGACGTCTACCATATCTACGTCTCCTTCTCGGCTGAAGTCCGCGGCTATCCCGTACACGAGGAGTTCAAGACCTCGGTCAACGTATCGCGTGAGACGTGTCCGACGTGTGCGCGTATCTCAGGAGGCTACTACGAGAGCATAGTCCAGATACGTGGCGAGAACCGTCTCCCGACAGACGACGAGTTACACACGGCTAAGGAGATAGCTTACGGGATCGCGGGAGACGACTTAGACGACCGTGATACATTCGTGACCGATGTTAAGGACGTAGACGACGGGATCGACATCTATCTGAGTACCAACAAGGCGGGTCTCCAGACCGCACGACAGACAGTCGAGGAGTTCGGGGGCTCTTACTCCGACTCGGCTACACTCGTCGGCGAGAAGGACGGCGACGAGCTATACCGCGTTACCTACTCGGTGCGTCTCCCTGAGTTCAGGGAAGGAGACCTTCTTCTACTCTCCGAGTCCGGTGAAGACCGTCAACGTCCCGTATTAGTGACACACAACGCAACCGGTAAGGGAGACGTAGAGAAGGCACTCGACCTCGAAACCGGAGACGAGATAAGAACGTCTTCTTTCGACGACGCCGAGAAGATAGGCGACACCGACGACTCGTCGGAGACGGTCGTAGTAGACGACACCGACGACGAGATACGGGTTCTCGACCCCGAGACCTACGAGACTGTCACACTCCGCAAGCCCGACTTCGTGCGTGAGCCCGGAGACGAAGTCGAAGCTGTTACGACCGAAGAGGGCGTATTCCTGTTACCTTAG